From the genome of Streptacidiphilus rugosus AM-16, one region includes:
- a CDS encoding class E sortase — protein sequence MSRLRLAAVPLAGIVVSALFGCPATASASKTGAVHRGGQSRTLPDGTPAAPPPRARRTATMTLTIPSIGIRNLRVVAYAGTTDDWPGTRIQDRGLTATPFGPHGGVGPGEIGNFLVTGHRTADGGPFHAVPSLKAGARVLVSTGGVTYVYAITGTRRTDFRSARSLAAQRAAVPGRPGEKPAQAMLTLSTCATPEDAAAGDTWHDDKGNPRHRIDKIGVLVGWSRSGSTARPHPLAAGEVPVRHRST from the coding sequence ATGAGCCGTCTCCGTCTGGCCGCCGTTCCCCTCGCGGGCATAGTGGTCTCCGCGCTGTTCGGGTGTCCGGCGACGGCGTCCGCGAGTAAGACGGGGGCGGTCCACCGCGGCGGACAGAGCAGAACGCTGCCGGACGGCACTCCCGCCGCGCCGCCGCCCCGGGCTCGCAGGACCGCCACCATGACGCTGACCATCCCGTCGATCGGCATCCGGAACCTGCGGGTCGTCGCCTACGCCGGGACGACCGACGACTGGCCCGGCACCCGGATCCAGGACCGCGGCCTCACGGCGACCCCCTTCGGCCCCCACGGTGGCGTCGGCCCGGGTGAGATCGGCAACTTCCTGGTCACCGGCCATCGAACCGCCGACGGCGGCCCGTTCCACGCCGTGCCCTCGCTCAAGGCCGGCGCCAGGGTCCTGGTCTCCACGGGCGGCGTCACCTACGTGTACGCGATCACCGGCACACGGAGGACCGACTTCCGGTCCGCGCGCTCACTCGCCGCGCAGCGAGCCGCCGTGCCCGGCCGCCCCGGCGAGAAGCCCGCCCAGGCCATGCTCACGCTCTCCACCTGCGCGACACCCGAGGACGCCGCCGCGGGCGACACCTGGCACGACGACAAGGGCAACCCCCGACACCGGATCGACAAGATCGGCGTCCTGGTCGGCTGGTCGCGGTCGGGCAGCACGGCGAGGCCCCACCCGCTCGCCGCCGGCGAGGTGCCCGTCCGACACCGGTCTACGTGA
- a CDS encoding acyl-CoA reductase, which produces MTIDQHYWQGAWVDDTEADGRLDRLGDDVRTALGQRLSPLVVLAACDRLAADLTDPHGARSLRLAAALEASGVPAHEAARTLRDVTEALGREPLEAKLTRELGGIDPGRLARFDFRREIFEAWLPVGLLVHVAPGNAPAAGALSVVEGLLAGNVNAVKTSGGSRFTQLLLADLAELDPSGLIATHTIVLNFPSSRVDWLRRMCEQADAVAAWGGEEAVAGVAALVPPGCRLVDWGPKLSFGYLTEDAWSSPETLRGIADDICRLDQQACSSPQVVYLDTDDPEEVFAFAGRFAEVLGRAVAEIAPAPPALLERAEISNTVLVARLEEHLGLTRVHEGADGTWRVLADTRSALRASPLHRTVWVKPLPRTRIVEVLRPMRRYLQTVGLGASRADTAELAQAVLAAGAQRVTVPGRMLDSYDGEPHDGVYALQRYSRRVDVQLGAAFAGDACLDDLVAARELTPPHVEVVSKSDFELLQDDLSRAEVFFRSGGSSGAPKLSAFTWDDYHEHMRCGAEGLLAAGFDVRTDRAMNLFFGGLLYGGFSSFFSVLETLQAVQYPMAAQDDHALVARSIVEHRVNALFGMPNYLMRVFTEGEAELRAYRGVRKVFFGGEHFPQAQRDWLRSEFGVEVVRSAAYGSVDAGPLGYQCQAAPDRVHHLFSGLQTLEILAVEEDRPTAVGETGRLVFTAHTRRGQRLDRYEIGDLGRWVPGDCPCGRRTPRFELLGRFGDIFRSGSHFLNVRRFVAVAEETLGHRGALQIVLDEDAAGESLTVRLEAEADPLPQEAARQAFLDGYPELAAAVLRDRLVELRVEHLLSDAFERTAASGKLPAVADHRIRNR; this is translated from the coding sequence ATGACGATCGATCAGCACTACTGGCAGGGCGCCTGGGTGGACGACACCGAGGCCGACGGGCGACTGGACCGGCTCGGCGACGACGTGCGGACGGCGCTCGGGCAGCGGCTGAGCCCGCTGGTCGTGCTGGCCGCCTGCGACCGGCTGGCCGCCGACCTGACCGACCCGCACGGCGCCCGCTCGCTGCGCCTGGCCGCCGCGCTGGAGGCCTCGGGCGTGCCCGCCCACGAGGCCGCCCGCACCCTGCGCGACGTCACCGAGGCGCTCGGCCGGGAGCCGCTGGAGGCCAAGCTCACGCGTGAGCTCGGCGGGATCGACCCGGGCCGGCTGGCCCGGTTCGACTTCCGCCGCGAGATATTCGAGGCCTGGCTCCCAGTCGGACTGCTGGTCCACGTCGCCCCGGGCAACGCCCCGGCCGCCGGCGCGCTCAGCGTCGTCGAGGGCCTGCTGGCGGGCAACGTCAACGCGGTCAAGACCAGCGGCGGCTCCCGGTTCACCCAGCTGCTGCTGGCCGACCTCGCGGAGCTGGACCCGAGCGGGCTGATCGCCACGCACACCATCGTGCTCAACTTCCCCTCCAGCCGGGTCGACTGGCTGCGGCGCATGTGCGAGCAGGCGGACGCGGTCGCCGCCTGGGGCGGCGAGGAGGCCGTCGCCGGGGTGGCGGCCCTGGTGCCGCCGGGCTGCCGACTGGTCGACTGGGGCCCCAAGCTGTCCTTCGGCTACCTGACCGAGGACGCGTGGTCCTCGCCGGAGACGCTGCGCGGGATCGCCGACGACATCTGCCGACTGGACCAGCAGGCCTGCTCCAGCCCCCAGGTCGTCTACCTCGACACCGACGACCCCGAGGAGGTCTTCGCCTTCGCCGGGCGTTTCGCCGAGGTCCTCGGCCGCGCCGTGGCCGAGATCGCCCCGGCCCCGCCAGCGCTGCTGGAGCGCGCCGAGATCAGCAACACCGTGCTCGTCGCCCGGCTGGAGGAGCACCTGGGCCTGACCCGGGTGCACGAGGGGGCGGACGGCACCTGGCGGGTCCTGGCGGACACCCGCAGCGCGCTGCGGGCCTCCCCGCTGCACCGCACGGTGTGGGTGAAGCCGCTCCCGCGCACGCGGATCGTCGAGGTGCTGCGGCCGATGCGCCGCTACCTGCAGACGGTCGGCCTCGGCGCCTCCCGCGCCGACACCGCGGAGCTGGCCCAGGCCGTGCTCGCGGCGGGCGCCCAGCGCGTCACCGTCCCGGGCAGGATGCTGGACAGCTACGACGGCGAGCCGCACGACGGCGTGTACGCGCTGCAGCGCTACAGCCGCAGGGTCGACGTCCAGTTGGGCGCCGCCTTCGCGGGCGACGCGTGCCTGGACGACCTGGTCGCGGCCCGCGAACTGACGCCGCCGCACGTCGAGGTGGTGTCCAAGAGCGACTTCGAGCTGCTGCAGGACGACCTGAGCCGGGCGGAGGTCTTCTTCCGCAGCGGGGGCAGCTCCGGCGCGCCGAAGCTGTCGGCGTTCACCTGGGACGACTACCACGAGCACATGCGCTGCGGTGCGGAGGGACTGCTCGCGGCGGGCTTCGACGTGCGCACCGACCGGGCGATGAACCTGTTCTTCGGCGGGCTGCTCTACGGCGGCTTCTCCAGCTTCTTCTCCGTGCTGGAGACCCTGCAGGCCGTGCAGTACCCGATGGCCGCCCAGGACGACCACGCGCTGGTCGCCCGCTCGATCGTCGAGCACCGGGTGAACGCGCTCTTCGGCATGCCCAACTACCTGATGCGCGTCTTCACGGAGGGAGAGGCCGAACTGCGCGCCTACCGGGGCGTGCGCAAGGTGTTCTTCGGCGGCGAGCACTTCCCGCAGGCGCAGCGGGACTGGCTGCGCTCGGAGTTCGGCGTCGAGGTGGTCCGCTCGGCCGCCTACGGCAGCGTGGACGCGGGCCCGCTGGGCTACCAGTGCCAGGCCGCCCCGGACCGGGTGCACCACCTGTTCAGCGGGCTGCAGACGCTGGAGATCCTCGCGGTGGAAGAGGACCGTCCCACGGCGGTGGGCGAGACCGGCCGCCTGGTCTTCACCGCGCACACGCGGCGCGGCCAGCGCCTGGACCGCTACGAGATCGGCGACCTGGGGCGCTGGGTGCCCGGCGACTGCCCGTGCGGTCGCCGCACGCCCCGCTTCGAGCTGCTGGGCCGCTTCGGGGACATCTTCCGCAGCGGCAGTCACTTCCTCAACGTCCGCCGCTTCGTCGCCGTGGCCGAGGAGACCCTCGGGCACCGCGGCGCCCTGCAGATCGTGCTGGACGAGGACGCCGCCGGGGAGTCGCTGACGGTACGGCTGGAGGCAGAGGCGGACCCGCTACCGCAGGAGGCCGCTCGACAGGCCTTCCTCGACGGGTACCCCGAGCTCGCGGCCGCCGTGCTGCGCGACCGCCTGGTGGAGCTACGCGTGGAGCACCTGCTGTCGGACGCCTTCGAGCGCACCGCCGCCAGCGGCAAGCTTCCGGCCGTGGCCGACCACCGCATCCGCAACCGCTGA
- a CDS encoding LuxE/PaaK family acyltransferase, whose amino-acid sequence MSQYLEPVAVPDPAALAHVQQLCDIAEPYAVGPELDALFVRAMNESNAWHAARSPFFARLWESGPTAGAPLAGIDELDRLPYVHANFFKAHEVVSVPEQDVTLHVTSSGTTGQKSQMFFDDWTLRNGQRMVARVFDSYGWLGEEEPVNYLLSNYQPRPGLNLGTSFTDEYLCHFAPVRSVEYALKHTGAGHEFDPFGCARALLRYAEEGAPVRILGFPAFLSFTLDRMRNLGLPPVRLDPRSLVVFGGGWKGHADKQVAKPELYRRIHDQLGIPDERIRDGYGAVEHSVLYMECANHRLHVPTWSRMLVRDVGTLEPLPYGERGYAQFVSPYITSVPAQSVLMGDLVSQHSPEECGCGLPTPWFAVHGRAGVSRNRSCAVAAAELLKGTS is encoded by the coding sequence TTGAGCCAGTACCTCGAACCGGTCGCGGTCCCCGACCCGGCCGCGCTCGCCCACGTCCAGCAGTTGTGCGACATAGCCGAGCCCTACGCGGTCGGCCCGGAACTGGACGCGTTGTTCGTCCGGGCCATGAACGAGTCCAACGCTTGGCACGCCGCCCGGTCCCCGTTCTTCGCCCGCCTGTGGGAGTCCGGACCCACCGCGGGAGCTCCTCTCGCCGGGATCGACGAGCTGGACCGGCTGCCCTACGTGCACGCCAACTTCTTCAAGGCCCACGAGGTCGTCTCCGTCCCCGAGCAGGACGTGACCCTGCACGTCACCTCGTCGGGGACCACCGGACAGAAGTCGCAGATGTTCTTCGACGACTGGACGCTGCGCAACGGGCAGCGGATGGTCGCCAGGGTCTTCGACTCCTACGGCTGGCTGGGCGAGGAGGAGCCGGTCAACTACCTGCTCTCCAACTACCAGCCCCGGCCGGGACTCAACCTCGGCACCTCCTTCACCGACGAGTACCTGTGCCACTTCGCGCCGGTGCGCTCCGTCGAGTACGCGCTCAAGCACACCGGCGCCGGCCACGAGTTCGACCCGTTCGGCTGTGCGCGGGCCCTGCTGCGCTACGCCGAGGAGGGCGCCCCCGTGCGGATCCTCGGCTTCCCCGCCTTCCTCTCCTTCACCCTGGACCGGATGCGCAACCTGGGCCTGCCGCCCGTGCGGCTCGACCCCCGCTCGCTGGTCGTCTTCGGCGGCGGCTGGAAGGGACACGCGGACAAGCAGGTCGCCAAGCCCGAGCTCTACCGCCGCATCCACGACCAGCTCGGGATTCCCGACGAGCGGATCCGCGACGGCTACGGAGCCGTGGAGCACTCGGTGCTCTACATGGAGTGCGCCAACCACCGCCTGCACGTGCCGACCTGGTCGCGGATGCTGGTCCGCGACGTGGGCACGCTGGAGCCGCTGCCCTACGGGGAGCGCGGCTACGCCCAGTTCGTCTCCCCGTACATCACCTCGGTGCCGGCCCAGTCGGTGCTCATGGGCGACCTGGTCTCGCAGCACTCCCCCGAGGAGTGCGGCTGCGGTCTGCCCACCCCCTGGTTCGCCGTGCACGGCCGGGCCGGGGTCAGCCGCAACCGCAGCTGTGCCGTCGCCGCCGCCGAACTGCTCAAGGGAACGTCATGA
- a CDS encoding VOC family protein — protein sequence MSDPKPVGVTLLVLYSPRLADCLQFYQHLGLAFTAERHGQGPVHYAAVFPDGMVFELYPARQGRETSALRLGLAIDGATATPPLTPGGHILSDPDGRTVEIHAA from the coding sequence ATGAGTGACCCGAAACCGGTCGGCGTGACCCTGTTGGTGCTGTACTCACCGCGGCTTGCGGACTGCCTGCAGTTCTACCAGCACCTCGGCCTGGCCTTCACCGCAGAGCGGCACGGCCAGGGTCCCGTGCACTACGCCGCGGTCTTCCCGGACGGCATGGTGTTCGAGCTCTACCCAGCCCGCCAAGGACGTGAGACTTCCGCCCTCCGCCTCGGCCTTGCCATCGACGGCGCGACGGCGACTCCGCCACTCACCCCGGGAGGCCACATTCTCAGCGATCCCGACGGACGCACAGTCGAGATCCACGCAGCCTGA
- a CDS encoding sigma-70 family RNA polymerase sigma factor, with protein sequence MAGDLMSKARAGDGEAFRALVQPYRAELQVHCYRMLGSLQDAEDALQETLVAAWRGLGGFEQRASLRTWLYRIATNRCLNARRSASRRRAREWDVPQVEPPEPTRLGEVVWLQPYPDTLLEPLVDAPLGPEARYEQAESVSLAFVTALQTLTPRQVAVLVLRDVLGFHADEVAAMLDSTVDSVSSALKRARAALKHRQPAPAPGSGSAAEGAIVAEFVRAWESADLDALVSLLTDDVFISMPPVPFEYEGREAAARFCTTVFRAGRSFELVPTRANGQPAFGAYLRTAHGISHGTGVFVLTLAGDRISALTRFDTTLLPWFGLPRSLPSRY encoded by the coding sequence GTGGCGGGCGATCTGATGTCGAAGGCCAGGGCAGGGGACGGCGAGGCGTTCCGCGCCCTGGTTCAGCCGTACCGCGCGGAGCTGCAGGTGCACTGCTACCGGATGCTCGGATCGCTGCAGGACGCCGAGGACGCCCTGCAGGAGACGCTGGTCGCCGCCTGGCGTGGGCTCGGCGGCTTCGAGCAGCGGGCCTCGCTGCGCACCTGGCTGTACCGGATCGCCACCAACCGGTGTCTCAACGCGCGGCGCTCGGCGAGCCGGCGGCGGGCGAGGGAGTGGGACGTGCCGCAGGTCGAACCGCCGGAGCCGACCCGGCTCGGCGAGGTCGTCTGGCTGCAGCCGTACCCCGACACGCTGCTGGAACCGCTCGTCGACGCGCCGCTGGGGCCGGAGGCCCGCTACGAGCAGGCCGAGTCGGTCTCCCTGGCCTTCGTGACGGCCCTGCAGACGCTGACACCCCGCCAGGTCGCCGTTCTGGTCCTCCGCGACGTCCTCGGGTTCCACGCCGACGAGGTGGCCGCGATGCTGGACTCGACGGTCGACTCGGTCAGCAGCGCTCTGAAGCGCGCCCGCGCCGCCCTGAAACACCGACAGCCCGCGCCCGCGCCGGGGTCCGGCTCGGCCGCGGAGGGCGCCATCGTGGCGGAGTTCGTCCGCGCGTGGGAGTCCGCCGACCTCGACGCGCTGGTGAGCCTGCTGACGGACGACGTCTTCATCTCCATGCCCCCGGTCCCCTTCGAGTACGAGGGCCGGGAGGCGGCCGCCCGCTTCTGCACCACGGTCTTCCGGGCAGGCCGGAGCTTCGAACTGGTCCCCACCCGGGCCAACGGCCAGCCGGCCTTCGGCGCGTACCTCCGCACCGCCCACGGCATCAGCCACGGCACCGGCGTCTTCGTCCTCACTCTCGCGGGCGACCGCATCAGCGCGCTGACCCGCTTCGACACCACCCTCCTGCCCTGGTTCGGACTCCCGCGCTCCCTCCCGAGCCGTTACTGA
- a CDS encoding serpin family protein, with protein MAAQATTAQLVGEIQRFAARLLTGVVEDAAPRAASGDFTCAPVGLWLALSALASGAGSETARELRDLLGAAGPEAASAATAATEQLALTDGVAVATAVWSRTPVYREYRERLPDVAFGHLDPADVSAIDRWVWGATEGMIHQLPDPPEPDELLLLVNALQLDGTWSSRFKQEKTADRAFTDALGVEHLVPTMATSLPRPAYAWTVEAPSGNPDEDVEVVALLCSAEPDRLPLQVSCVLGAPGRGPAEVLPAAWAAHERRRPIDADAVTITLPQLHLETHLRVEELLPSLGAPLAVSDRADFSGMSPEALRLGRLTQESVLRIDEKGVRAAAVTQSWTRTLGVSGRVPRTRHIAFDRPFGLVVFAGSTGLPLFTAWQASAPRSPHRHD; from the coding sequence ATGGCGGCACAGGCCACGACCGCTCAACTCGTCGGCGAGATACAGAGGTTCGCCGCGCGCCTGCTGACGGGGGTCGTCGAGGACGCGGCGCCGCGAGCCGCGTCCGGCGACTTCACCTGCGCACCCGTGGGTCTGTGGCTGGCACTGTCGGCCCTCGCCTCAGGAGCCGGGTCCGAGACGGCTCGGGAGCTGCGCGACCTGCTCGGCGCGGCAGGGCCGGAGGCCGCCTCCGCGGCCACCGCCGCGACGGAGCAGCTGGCCCTGACGGACGGCGTCGCGGTCGCGACGGCCGTGTGGTCGCGCACGCCGGTCTACCGGGAGTACCGCGAGCGCCTGCCGGACGTCGCCTTCGGCCACCTCGACCCGGCCGACGTCTCGGCGATCGACCGCTGGGTGTGGGGAGCCACCGAAGGAATGATCCACCAGCTGCCGGACCCTCCGGAGCCGGACGAGCTGCTGCTGCTCGTCAACGCGCTGCAACTGGACGGCACATGGTCCTCGCGGTTCAAGCAGGAGAAGACCGCGGACCGGGCCTTCACCGACGCCCTGGGCGTCGAGCACCTCGTCCCGACCATGGCCACGAGCCTGCCGCGGCCCGCGTACGCGTGGACCGTGGAAGCTCCCTCCGGCAACCCCGATGAGGACGTGGAGGTGGTGGCGCTGCTCTGCAGCGCGGAGCCCGACCGTCTGCCGCTGCAGGTGAGCTGCGTCCTGGGAGCTCCGGGCCGGGGCCCGGCGGAGGTGCTGCCCGCCGCCTGGGCGGCGCACGAACGCCGCCGCCCGATCGACGCGGACGCGGTCACCATCACCCTTCCGCAGCTCCACCTGGAGACGCACCTGCGTGTGGAGGAGCTTCTCCCCTCGCTCGGCGCGCCGCTGGCCGTGTCCGACCGTGCGGACTTCTCCGGCATGTCCCCGGAAGCCCTGCGACTCGGCAGGCTCACCCAGGAGTCGGTGCTGCGGATCGACGAGAAGGGCGTCCGGGCGGCGGCGGTGACGCAGAGCTGGACGAGAACGCTGGGTGTATCCGGTCGGGTACCGCGTACCAGGCACATCGCCTTCGACAGGCCCTTCGGTCTGGTGGTCTTCGCCGGCAGCACCGGGCTCCCGTTGTTCACCGCCTGGCAGGCGTCGGCACCCAGGTCACCCCACCGACACGACTGA
- a CDS encoding phenylacetate--CoA ligase family protein, translated as MNHHQTADLIAFAREHSPFYRDLYADLPPATTELTALPLVDHSAFWEAHGTTTSRILTGPHDDGIVFKTGGTTGAPRVSRYTRAEWRAMCHRFGEGLPAAGLLPGDRVANLFYAGELYSSFVFTLNLLQEAPIPTVQLPIGGAAPLDSTIATLRDFSATVLAAPPTSLCRLAREVVAEQGTLPDVRLVLFSGEAFYGDQLALLAEAFPSAQVRSIGYASVDAGILAGPVADEPDARIHQVFTADKIVELLDPVTGEPIEQPGRPGRVVATDLARRLMPIIRYPVGDLAEWVDFPRRRFRLLGRSEEGARVGPVTVYLEDLRTLVSTADTHHHVADLQIVLRHHAERDELVLRLAFSDANAPDAGEQAALARALTLRLADTRPMFDSHVRSGLIHPLAVEWVPATDLKVNPRTGKLVRLLDERMG; from the coding sequence ATGAACCATCACCAGACCGCGGACCTGATCGCCTTCGCGCGCGAGCACTCGCCGTTCTACCGTGACCTGTACGCCGACCTGCCCCCTGCGACGACCGAGCTCACCGCGCTGCCCCTGGTCGACCACTCCGCCTTCTGGGAGGCCCACGGCACCACCACCAGCCGGATCCTGACCGGGCCGCACGACGACGGCATCGTGTTCAAGACCGGCGGCACCACCGGCGCGCCCCGCGTCTCCCGCTACACCCGTGCGGAGTGGCGCGCGATGTGCCACCGCTTCGGCGAGGGCCTGCCCGCCGCCGGGCTGCTCCCCGGGGACCGGGTGGCCAACCTCTTCTACGCGGGCGAGCTGTACTCCAGTTTCGTCTTCACGCTCAACCTGCTCCAGGAAGCGCCGATCCCCACCGTCCAGCTCCCCATCGGCGGCGCCGCACCGCTGGACTCCACCATCGCCACCCTGCGCGACTTCTCCGCGACGGTGCTCGCCGCCCCGCCCACCTCGCTGTGCCGGCTGGCCCGCGAGGTCGTGGCCGAGCAGGGCACGCTGCCGGACGTGCGCCTGGTCCTCTTCAGCGGCGAGGCCTTCTACGGCGACCAACTCGCCCTGCTGGCGGAGGCGTTCCCCTCGGCCCAGGTCCGCTCCATCGGCTACGCCAGCGTCGACGCGGGCATCCTGGCCGGCCCGGTGGCCGACGAGCCCGACGCCCGCATCCACCAGGTCTTCACGGCGGACAAGATCGTCGAGCTGCTGGACCCGGTCACCGGTGAGCCGATCGAGCAGCCCGGCCGCCCCGGCCGCGTGGTCGCCACGGACCTCGCCCGCCGGCTCATGCCGATCATCCGCTACCCGGTGGGCGACCTCGCGGAGTGGGTGGACTTCCCCCGGCGACGCTTCCGGCTGCTCGGCCGCTCCGAGGAGGGCGCCCGCGTCGGCCCGGTGACCGTCTACCTGGAGGACCTGCGCACCCTCGTCTCCACGGCCGACACCCACCACCACGTCGCCGACCTGCAGATCGTCCTCCGCCACCACGCCGAACGCGACGAACTGGTCCTGCGCCTGGCGTTCTCCGACGCCAACGCCCCCGACGCCGGGGAGCAGGCAGCCCTGGCCCGGGCGCTCACCCTCCGCCTCGCCGACACCCGCCCGATGTTCGACTCCCACGTCCGCAGCGGCCTGATCCACCCCCTCGCGGTGGAGTGGGTCCCCGCCACCGACCTGAAGGTCAACCCCCGCACGGGCAAGCTCGTCCGCCTCCTGGACGAACGGATGGGCTGA
- a CDS encoding GNAT family N-acetyltransferase translates to MAAQFRAACTDDIDELLTLYRAVYGSSYTLPLGTDREVMAREINSPTTTWLVARQGAHGSLVASILGTVSPRERLGKLQGLAVHPDARGGGVARQAVRELSDRLLDEQPVDSVYATARTNSTAPQRICLQSGFRALGVFPNLRKSDRHETMVLLARHRPGVLEQRLAVPRVPAGLGGLVDALHQAVGLSGAPRPRVDQRPSRNPSEPAPPDAAPAFEVVDAPAFVRRRLATAVPDPEDRFYPFHAPNVLLAAEDGGFEVYAQLNRSDGYCALVATAPGLPERGGDLDAVISTLSDQGALHIEMLLPLDRYADLDLLLGNGFLPAAAYPAMRRESDGYRDYVVMARTMKPLDFRGLAIDAAFRPFTEQYIELWKQQYLNTHGIFH, encoded by the coding sequence TTGGCTGCGCAATTCCGTGCTGCATGCACGGACGATATCGACGAACTGCTGACGCTCTATCGGGCGGTCTACGGCAGCTCGTACACCCTGCCTCTCGGCACCGACCGCGAGGTGATGGCCCGGGAGATCAACTCCCCCACGACCACCTGGCTGGTGGCCAGGCAGGGCGCACACGGGAGCCTGGTCGCCTCGATCCTCGGCACCGTCTCCCCGAGGGAGCGGCTGGGCAAGCTCCAGGGGCTGGCCGTGCACCCCGACGCCCGGGGCGGCGGAGTCGCGCGGCAGGCGGTGCGGGAACTGAGCGACCGGCTGCTCGACGAGCAGCCGGTGGACTCGGTCTACGCGACCGCTCGCACCAACTCCACCGCGCCGCAACGGATATGCCTGCAGAGCGGGTTCCGCGCCCTGGGCGTCTTCCCCAATCTGCGCAAATCCGACCGGCACGAGACGATGGTCCTGCTCGCCCGCCACCGTCCCGGAGTGCTCGAGCAGCGCCTCGCCGTACCACGTGTGCCCGCCGGGCTCGGCGGGCTGGTCGACGCCCTGCACCAGGCTGTGGGGCTGTCCGGGGCGCCACGGCCGCGGGTGGACCAGCGGCCGTCGCGGAACCCGTCCGAGCCGGCGCCTCCGGACGCCGCACCGGCCTTCGAAGTAGTGGACGCGCCCGCGTTCGTCCGGCGCCGGCTCGCCACCGCCGTGCCCGATCCCGAGGACCGGTTCTACCCCTTCCACGCGCCCAACGTGCTCCTCGCGGCCGAGGACGGCGGCTTCGAGGTCTACGCCCAGTTGAACCGGAGCGACGGCTACTGCGCCCTGGTCGCCACGGCTCCCGGACTGCCCGAACGCGGGGGCGACCTCGACGCCGTGATCAGCACCCTCTCCGACCAGGGCGCGCTGCACATCGAGATGCTGCTGCCGCTGGACCGCTACGCGGACCTGGACCTGCTGCTCGGCAACGGGTTCCTGCCCGCCGCCGCCTACCCGGCGATGCGCAGGGAGAGCGACGGCTACCGCGACTACGTGGTGATGGCGCGCACCATGAAGCCCCTCGACTTCCGCGGACTGGCCATCGACGCCGCCTTCCGCCCCTTCACCGAGCAGTACATCGAGCTGTGGAAGCAGCAGTACCTCAACACGCACGGGATATTCCATTGA
- a CDS encoding VOC family protein: MTSPVRFQIAVDAADPHRLADFWAAALGWAVEDHEPAVRAALDAGYADDTDVVTHNGRLAWSAAAAAVLPGSTREDSGRRLLFQTVPEAKAGKNRLHLDLNVGPDRLDAETERLTALGATVLYRVDEPAGFHVTLQDPEGNEFCMQ; encoded by the coding sequence ATGACCTCTCCCGTGAGATTCCAGATCGCCGTGGACGCCGCCGACCCCCACCGCCTGGCCGACTTCTGGGCCGCTGCCCTCGGCTGGGCCGTCGAGGACCACGAACCCGCCGTCCGCGCAGCGCTCGACGCCGGGTACGCCGACGACACCGACGTCGTCACCCACAACGGCCGGCTCGCCTGGTCCGCCGCCGCGGCCGCCGTACTGCCGGGGAGCACCCGCGAGGACTCGGGCCGCCGCCTGCTGTTCCAGACCGTGCCCGAGGCGAAGGCAGGCAAGAACCGGCTGCACCTGGATCTCAACGTCGGCCCCGACCGCCTCGACGCCGAGACCGAGCGGCTCACCGCCCTCGGAGCCACCGTCCTGTACCGGGTCGACGAGCCCGCCGGGTTCCACGTGACGCTCCAGGACCCGGAGGGCAACGAGTTCTGCATGCAGTGA
- a CDS encoding antibiotic biosynthesis monooxygenase translates to MINWVLVEANLSLPAEHEAKLIAAYHRLVAQPHPDGLLQTELLRGQDGHWRVQTLWRDRTSMEAMRASPMGSTAPRLFHDLDIESTFDIFDVVDEWITPQPEIP, encoded by the coding sequence ATGATCAATTGGGTATTGGTCGAGGCCAACCTGAGCCTTCCGGCGGAGCACGAGGCCAAACTGATCGCGGCCTACCACCGCCTGGTCGCCCAGCCCCACCCCGACGGCCTCCTCCAGACCGAACTCCTGCGCGGCCAGGACGGCCACTGGCGGGTCCAGACCCTCTGGCGGGACCGGACCTCCATGGAGGCGATGCGCGCGTCGCCCATGGGATCAACGGCGCCGCGCCTCTTCCATGACCTCGACATCGAATCCACGTTCGACATCTTCGACGTGGTGGACGAGTGGATCACCCCGCAACCGGAAATCCCGTAG